A genomic segment from Streptomyces sp. NBC_00654 encodes:
- a CDS encoding aldo/keto reductase — protein MSQVPSITLNNGLEMPQLGFGVWQVPDDEAEKAVATAIESGYRSIDTAAIYENEAGTGRAIAASGVARDELFVTTKLWNGDQGHDAALRAFDASLDRLGLDYVDLYLIHWPVPAADRYVDTYKALEKILAEGRAKSIGVSNFLPEHLERLLGETSVVPVLNQIELHPQLQQSESRALHAKHGIATEAWSPLGQGKGLLDVPTVVAVAQKHGRTPAQAVLRWHLQLGNVVIPKSVTPSRIAENLDVFGFELDADDLAAFAALDEGKRLGPNPAEFNVGA, from the coding sequence GTGAGCCAGGTCCCCTCCATCACCCTCAACAACGGCCTCGAAATGCCTCAGCTCGGTTTCGGTGTCTGGCAGGTGCCGGACGACGAGGCCGAGAAGGCGGTCGCGACGGCCATCGAGTCCGGGTACCGGAGCATCGACACCGCCGCCATCTACGAGAACGAGGCGGGTACCGGCAGGGCCATCGCCGCCTCCGGGGTCGCCCGCGACGAGCTCTTCGTCACCACGAAGCTGTGGAACGGCGACCAGGGCCACGACGCGGCGCTGCGCGCGTTCGACGCCTCGCTCGACAGGCTGGGCCTGGACTACGTCGACCTGTATCTGATCCACTGGCCGGTGCCCGCCGCGGACCGTTACGTCGACACGTACAAGGCCCTGGAGAAGATCCTGGCCGAGGGTCGCGCGAAGTCGATCGGCGTATCGAACTTCCTGCCCGAGCACCTTGAGCGTCTGCTCGGTGAGACCTCCGTGGTCCCGGTGCTCAACCAGATCGAGCTCCACCCGCAGCTCCAGCAGAGCGAGTCCCGCGCACTGCACGCCAAGCACGGCATCGCCACCGAGGCGTGGTCGCCGCTGGGCCAGGGCAAGGGCCTCCTGGACGTCCCGACGGTCGTCGCGGTCGCGCAGAAGCACGGCCGTACGCCCGCCCAGGCGGTGCTCCGCTGGCACCTCCAGCTGGGCAACGTGGTGATCCCGAAGTCCGTGACACCGTCGCGGATCGCGGAGAACCTGGACGTGTTCGGCTTCGAGCTGGACGCGGACGACCTCGCCGCGTTCGCCGCCCTGGACGAGGGCAAGCGTCTCGGCCCGAACCCGGCGGAGTTCAACGTCGGCGCCTGA